In Nicotiana tabacum cultivar K326 chromosome 21, ASM71507v2, whole genome shotgun sequence, one DNA window encodes the following:
- the LOC107796117 gene encoding putative folate-biopterin transporter 4: MMGWLKQLRTTFGASFLWLVCLIYFTQGFRSFVWTAVSYQLKDNLKLSPSASQFITSIAFFPWSIKPLYGILSDCFPIRGRKRVPYLTLATLLSLLPWLILGLSAFLRNTRIELMILLTVQNLGSAMADVVIDAMIAEAVRFERASFAGDLQSISWLAMAFGGICGSLLGGYALVNLQIDRIFLLFSVLPALQLFSCGLVEEGSVQGKALPDGSASNGSEMTIGSIEEEDKFSSEKSKISTLRRKKSQKNSKRAPTPINKLQAPDKTGSSLSQWYQSLKMATYTLFRAFRQPAILRPMAWFFLAHVTVPNLSTVMFYYQTEFLKLDASFLGTARVLGWLGLMIGTLTYNRYLKKMRLRYILMFTQVGVALLTVLDMVLVSRANVYFGISDKFTVLFGSALSDGINQFKFMPFLILSGQLCPPGIEGTLFALFMSINNLGTTVGSFVGAGLASVLNISSGSFDNLFLGIGIQVLCTFIPVAFLFLIPKEATGISA; the protein is encoded by the exons GGTTTCAGATCTTTTGTTTGGACAGCAGTTTCATATCAGTTGAAAGACAACTTGAAGTTATCTCCATCAGCCTCCCAATTTATCACTTCGATAGCATTCTTTCCATGGAGCATAAAACCTTTATATGG GATATTATCTGATTGTTTCCCAATCAGAGGAAGGAAAAGAGTCCCCTACCTTACACTTGCAACTTTGCTCTCGCTGTTGCCATGGCTAATTTTAGGGTTAAGTGCTTTCCTGAGAAATACGAGGATAGAACTCATGATTCTTTTGACAGTGCAGAACCTGGGCTCTGCAATGGCTGATGTCGTAATTGATGCAATGATCGCTGAGGCGGTAAGATTTGAGCG GGCATCATTTGCTGGAGATCTTCAGTCAATATCATGGCTGGCTATGGCATTCGGAGGAATCTGTGGGAGTTTGCTGGGAGGATATGCATTAGTCAATTTACAGATAGATCGGATATTCCTCCTTTTCTCCGTCTTACCTGCTTTACAGCTCTTTTCGTGTGGTTTGGTTGAGGAGGGTTCTGTACAAGGTAAAGCACTCCCTGATGGTTCTGCATCTAATGGTTCTGAAATGACGATTGGAAGtattgaagaagaagataagTTCTCTAGTGAAAAATCGAAAATTAGTACTTTGAGGAGAAAGAAGAGCcagaaaaattcaaaaagggcACCAACTCCAATAAATAAACTTCAGGCTCCTGACAAAACCGGATCATCATTGTCTCAATGGTATCAATCTCTGAAAATGGCCACCTACACATTATTTAGGGCTTTCCGCCAGCCAGCCATTTTAAG ACCAATGGCTTGGTTCTTTTTGGCTCACGTGACAGTTCCAAATCTCTCGACGGTTATGTTCTACTATCAGACAGAGTTCTTAAAATTAGATGCATCTTTCCTTGGAACAGCACGTGTTCTTGGATGGTTGGGCCTCATGATCGGGACCTTGACTTACAATCGCTATTTAAAAAAGATGAGGTTGCGATATATTCTCAT GTTTACTCAAGTAGGTGTGGCCCTTTTGACTGTTCTAGATATGGTTCTGGTTTCTCGAGCTAATGTTTATTTTGGTATATCGGACAAGTTTACAGTGCTTTTTGGGTCTGCTCTTTCTGATGGCATCAATCAATTCAA GTTCATGCCCTTTCTCATCTTATCAGGACAACTTTGTCCTCCGGGCATTGAAGGGACTTTGTTTGCATTATTCATGTCGATAAACAACTTAGGAACGACAGTGGGATCTTTTGTTGGAGCAGGGCTGGCTTCAGTGCTAAACATCTCTTCGGGGTCTTTCGACAATCTCTTCTTAGGCATTGGTATTCAGGTCCTCTGCACTTTCATCCCAGTAGCCTTCCTCTTTTTGATACCAAAGGAAGCTACTGGTATATCAGCATAA